The Cloeon dipterum chromosome X, ieCloDipt1.1, whole genome shotgun sequence genome includes a window with the following:
- the LOC135945636 gene encoding eukaryotic translation initiation factor 4E transporter-like isoform X6 — protein MATCTKILLTESSLMEVTKVVTGVKRSRNVLKTESGKCKKAAGPRESAPLLMGSTTLEGPHKQPQRPRRSRGRRNPRTKHLDEPKNNEVKEQLAENDAELDRPKEPRLQYTRDELMALKAHPLCILRPDCFDPSKNKRVANLSCIKDFGQATAGQSGGGGGRAWERGKQDSPTPADDPNAIVLGPEKVKRVADPRERIRKEQDGIVLSPQRRSFNTGCFVPGGGLAAGCGMGANAVAPNAPRRPESPLGKGDSRDNQIREIPTRRIGSGRIMNREAESNAGGGGRGWDFNERSGGRMSSEKDDFSSFRGLRERDRDERYDRRSFGREFERNEKDRRGGQGSRYGNDRRRDRDDEPEWFSGGPTSQHDTIELHGFEDGDGKKKKKQGTPPKAKSPVSKEEEGERAVEQVVEDKKVEPEVVKGKENIEPKAEASKDSFNIEEFLKHDIHGDLSHVFAPGGYQNEATEQAGGSRFSRFFKPESPTDNRRSSIQDEFLGSFMKEIDEPKVNIPAPGGSEAYFAPISPAAAGSSGPAAEADKSSNLLAMLQRGQQQEKHSKIKELERSGRFHSVEELEAKMLQHNLNASRQSDKDQEAFQKLFMQTSQEAGSGPEDLSENGKDRKDGQSGKPNPASRLSGRIISQGNKDIDPAMFGAYSEQKGHPQQQIHPQQQQQQQMPAVPQDVLLKLLELQQQQVQQQQLHRQQQQQQESKFYGGRGIFGGGSAATSSPVPPDVQAFMHNVHPNHDMIMRPEAQNILEGLRHGKLTVQHLVHQLHNQTMNPRVKEMVAGVIKVHLQHQQQQQARAASPLVPMHQQMRITSPMNGGEALMHQGIPHRVPSPHELIMHTRQIMQNALLKKKLEEQSENFHRKQEKQSTVYRAMSPSSNKPSSSSPLAFTPTSVLRKMTAEKDFESADPKSANRPHMPLEQHSNWKSIEPVAPKPQQDMPTGRPIVKGGSNQQQPPFNFQQDMTRVSQPNMMGMQRMMGAPKMGAMQQQQAFMNQQNMFQPQNRDLPMDNSGSNLLLQQLLSGQRSINSINMAQQQPHGMPRPLRGQQADSSSSTNLSQWFSGAGQMGAMPPIPTANTFSVEELERRQQPTTATPVHN, from the exons ATGGCTACTTGCACCAAGATTTTGCTCACCGAATCCAGCCTCATGGAGGTCACCAAGGTGGTAACCGGGGTCAAAAGATCGCGCAACGTCCTGAAAACCGAGTCCGGCAAATGCAAGAAGGCTGCGGGGCCTCGCGAATCGGCCCCCTTGCTCATGGGGTCGACAACGCTCGAGGGCCCCCACAAACAGCCGCAGAGGCCCCGTCGAAGTCGCGGCCGCCGCAACCCCCGAACCA AGCATCTAGATGAACCAAAAAACAATGAAGTAAAGGAGCAACTCGCGGAGAACGATGCTGAACTGGACCGGCCAAAGGAGCCCAGGCTGCAGTACACGCGGGATGAGCTGATGGCATTGAAGGCCCATCCCTTGTGCATCCTCCGACCGGACTGTTTTGACCCCAGCAAGAACAA GAGGGTTGCCAACTTGAGTTGCATCAAAGACTTTGGACAGGCGACAGCTGGTCAAagtggaggcggcggtggaCGCGCCTGGGAGAGGGGCAAGCAGGACTCGCCCACCCCGGCTGACGACCCCAACGCCATCGTTCTTGGGCCTGAGAAGGTGAAGCGCGTGGCCGATCCGAGGGAGCGCATCCGCAAAGAACAGGATGGCATCGTGCTCAGTCCTCAACGGCGAAGCTTCAACACTGGTTGTTTTGTTCCTGGGGGTGGCTTGGCCGCTGGGTGCGGCATGGGGGCCAACGCTGTAGCCCCCAATGCCCCCAGACGGCCTGAGAGCCCCCTCGGAAAAGGGGATAGTAG AGATAATCAAATACGTGAGATACCTACTCGTCGCATTGGCTCTGGCCGGATTATGAATCGTGAGGCCGAGAGCAATGCAGGAGGCGGCGGACGGGGCTGGGACTTCAACGAACGTAGCGGCGGCCGCATGAGCAGTGAGAAAGACGACTTTTCCTCCTTCCGAGGGCTTCGCGAGCGCGATCGTGACGAAAGATACGACCGCCGCTCCTTCGGCCGGGAGTTCGAGAGGAACGAAAAAGATAGACGTGGCGGGCAGGGTTCCAGATATGGCAATGACCGCCGCCGTGATAGAGATGATGAACCAGAGTGGTTCTCTGGCGGACCAACCTCACAGCATGACACGATTGAGTTGCACGGATTTGAAGATGGAGACggtaaaaagaagaaaaagcagGGCACGCCACCAAAAGCAAAGTCACCAG TTTCTAAAGAGGAGGAAGGTGAGAGGGCAGTCGAGCAAGTAGTCGAGGATAAAAAAGTTGAGCCTGAAGTGGTCAAAGGGAAAGAAAACATTGAACCAAAAGCGGAAGCGTCCAAGGATTCTTTCAACATTGAGGAATTCCTCAAGCATGATATCCATGGAGACTTGAGTCACGTATTT GCTCCTGGTGGCTATCAGAACGAAGCCACTGAGCAAGCTGGAGGCTCTAGATTTAGTCGCTTCTTTAAACCAGAGAGCCCAACCGACAACAGAAGGTCATCTATCCAAGACGAATTTCTCGGCAGTTTCATGAAAGAAATAGACGAGCCAAAGGTAAACATACCTGCTCCAGGAGGATCAGAGGCGTATTTCGCACCAATCTCACCTGCGGCTGCGGGAAGTAGTGGCCCCGCAGCAGAAGCTGACAAGTCAAGCAACTTGCTAGCTATGCTGCAGCGTGGTCAGCAGCAGGAGAAGCACTCCAAGATCAAGGAACTTGAGAGGAGTGGCCGCTTTCACAGTGTGGAGGAGCTGGAGGCGAAAATGCTGCAGCATAATCTGAATGCGTCTCGCCAGTCGGACAAAGACCAAGAGGCGTTTCAAAAGCTG TTTATGCAGACGTCTCAGGAAGCTGGATCTGGACCTGAAGACTTATCTGAAAACGGAAAG GACCGCAAGGATGGTCAGTCAGGCAAACCAAATCCTGCGTCTCGACTTTCAGGTCGCATCATTTCGCAGGGCAACAAAGATATTGATCCAG CCATGTTTGGTGCTTACTCAGAGCAGAAGGGTCATCCTCAACAGCAGATCCATCctcagcagcaacagcagcagcagatgcCAGCTGTTCCGCAGGATGTTCTGCTGAAACTTCTTGAATTGCAGCAACAACAAGTTCAACAGCAG cAGTTGCACcgccagcagcaacaacagcaagAGAGCAAGTTCTACGGTGGCCGGGGAATCTTTGGTGGCGGAAGTGCTGCCACTTCTTCCCCAGTTCCACCTGATGTGCAGGCTTTCATGCACAACGTGCACCCGAATCATGACATGATTATGAGACCTGAAGCTCAAAACATTCTCGAAGGTCTCCGACATGGCAAGCTGACAGTGCAGCACCTTGTTCACCAGCTGCACAACCAGACCATGAACCCGCGCGTCAAGGAGATGGTGGCTGGCGTGATTAAGGTTCACctccagcaccagcagcaacaacaggcCAGAGCAGCGTCACCACTTGTGCCAATGCACCAGCAAATGCGGATAACGTCGCCAATGAACGGTGGCGAAGCGCTCATGCACCAAG GGATCCCTCACCGAGTACCTTCACCGCATGAGCTCATTATGCACACGCGCCAAATCATGCAGAATGCCTtgctgaagaaaaaattggagGAGCAGTCTGAGAATTTCCATCGCAAGCAGGAGAAACAGAG CACTGTGTACAGGGCCATGTCGCCTTCTAGCAACAAGCCATCGTCATCTTCACCACTTGCTTTCACGCCCACTTCTGTACTGCGTAAGATGACTGCAGAGAAGGACTTTGAATCTG ctgaTCCTAAATCGGCCAATCGTCCTCACATGCCTTTGGAGCAGCACAGCAACTGGAAGTCCATTGAGCCTGTCGCGCCCAAGCCCCAGCAAG ATATGCCTACAGGGCGTCCCATAGTCAAAGGTGGCAgcaaccagcagcagccaccctttaatttccagcaagaCATGACCAGAGTTTCGCAGCCAAACATGATGGGCATGCAGAGAATGATGGGTGCTCCAAAGATGGGTGCCATGCAGCAGCAACAGGCTTTCATGAATCAGCAGAACATGTTCCAACCGCAAAATAGAG atttgcCAATGGATAATAGCGGAAGTAATTTACTACTGCAGCAGCTACTCTCAGGCCAGAGGTCCATCAACTCCATCAACATGGCTCAGCAGCAACCACATG GCATGCCGCGCCCGTTGCGAGGTCAGCAGGCCGACTCGTCTAGTAGCACCAACTTGTCGCAGTGGTTCTCGGGTGCTGGGCAAATGGGCGCCATGCCGCCCATTCCGACCGCGAACACGTTTAGCGTGGAGGAGCTGGAGCGCAGACAGCAACCAACCACCGCCACGCCCGTGCACAACTAG